TCCACACGCCTCGCAGTTTGTACGGTATGCCCCCTAGGACATCTGCCCGGGTGCGGCTAAACCCAGATTACGGTTTGCTGACGACGTCGGAACGCGAAGCACAACTTCGGTACCTGTGTCGGTCACGTCGACGTCGATCTCCCCGCCGAGTACCGAGACTAACATCCGAATCAGCCAGATCCCGAGCCCAGAACCGTGCTGTAACGGCGTCTCTTCGCCGGTGACGAGTACCTCCCGCTCGATATCTGGCATGCCAGGCCCGTCGTCGGCCACGACGATCTGGAGCCAGCCGTTGTCGACCTGTCTCACCGATACGTTGACGTACGGGTCTTCTCGGTCTCCTGCGGCCACCGCGTTCTTTATCACCTCGGTAACTGGGTGTGTAAGCCATCGTGAGACTGTCTCGTCGGTCGCGTCGACAGAGACAGCGATCGTTGCGTCCGAGTGGTCATCTCGTACCGCCGTTGCGGCCGTTTCAGTGACCTCAGCGATGTTAACGCTCGACTCGTCGTGTGGTATCTCCCGTATCGCGCGATCGATCACCTGCATTTTGTTCGTAAGTCGTTCCCATCCGTCGAATATACGCGTCAGTCGGCGGAGATGATCTTGACGACAGTCAGCGTCCGGTTCCTCGGCGAGCATCGTTGTCCATCCCACGAGCTTGTTTAAATCGTTGCGGACGTTGTGTCGGACGACCCGCTGGAACACTTGTAAATGCTGTCGCTGTCGCGTCTTCACGGTGATATCCTTCCCCTCAACGGCGATCAGCGTGATTTCACCAGCGGCGTTACGAATCGGCTTGAACGATACGTCGATGCGTGCGAGACCATCTGGACCCTGTAGTTCTCCTTCGGTCTGGACGAGTTCACCGTCACCCGCGCGGTTGACCGCCTCACAAACCGTGAGTCCGTGGTTCGGATCAAGGTTCAGCCACGGGAATTTGTCGATTGGTTCACCAACTATAGTCGACCGATCCACACCGATGCGTGTAACCAGCGTATCGTTCACGTCAGTCACGATTTTATTGGGGCGGACTAACGCGGTAAACTGGTGCGGGCTGTTAAACACTGCCTCCAGTCGCCGAGTGTACTTCTCGCGTTCAGAGATATCGATGAACAGCACATCGGTACCTACGACTTCGTCGTCGACGGTGCGCGGGATCGCCCGTAACAGACACGGGACCGTGTCGCCGTCCGTCGTCACGAGCGTGCGTTCCGCAACGGTAAGATCGCCGCTAAGCGCGCGTTCGTAGCCGTCTGTTTGGAGCGAATCGGCCGAGGTATCGTCGTAAAACTCACTGAGCGGCTGTCCAACCACCGCTTCGCGCTCGTACCCCAGCGCGTCGGAAAACGACCGGTCACAGGCCTCAATGACTGCTTCGCCGCCAACGGCCCGAGTTTGAACGAACAGCAGCGGGCCCTGATCAAACAGTTTCGACGCCCATTTCACACGCTCGGAGCGCTTCGTCGCGTCTCGCCCCATCGCCAGCACACTGGCAGAGCCATCACCCGCATCACTCACAACGGTGTGTAGATCTATCCACGTGACTTCGCTGTCATCCGTCCCGATTCGTATCGTCTCAGCAGCCGGGTCACCGGTCTCGATCGGGCGCCGCAGGGCGTCAGCGGCACGTTCGCGGTCCTCCGGATAAACTACTGCTTGCCATTCGTCTATCGTCGTCGGGCTCGCTCCGACCGTCTCTCGTAAAGTGGCGTCCAACGTGACTGTGTTGGTACTGAAGTCCCACTCACCGATGCCCGTCTCCGTCCCGCTGAGGACGAGTTCCAGCCGCTCAGTCTGGTTTCTGAGCTCTCTGATCCGCCGTCGTTGCTCGGTAATATCGTGTTGAACCCCGATGTAGTTTGTCACGATTCCGTTTGCGTCTCGAACCGGCGTCACGGAGAGCTTCGCCCAGTACGGTTCACCCCCCGCGGTGTAGTTTCTCAGCTTAGTTGTTATCGGTCGCTCGGTTTCGATCGCCGTACGGATTCGCTTTGTCGTCTCCGAATCTGATCCGGGGCCCTGGAGGAATCTCGGGTTTCGGCCGAGAGCCTCTGACCGCTCGTATCCGGTTAGCTGTACAAATTCCTCGTTAACGTACACCAACGGGTTCCCCGGTTGGGTTGGGTCCGTAATCTGGATGCTGGTCCCTGCTTCGTCCAGCGCCCGCTCTTTTAATGCGAGTTCGTGTTCCCGTGCTTCACGATCGCTCACGTCACGCACCGTACAGACCATTCGGGATGGGGTGACCATCGTCAGGGACAGCTCCGCCGGGAACGTCGTTCCATCTGGCCGACTTCCCGTTACTCGCCCCTGCCAGTGACCATCGCGTTCGAGCGCGTCGAAAGCTTCCTTCTCGATCCGTGCCGCTTCATCCGCAGCGTATAGCTCCCGCCAACTTCGACCGAGTAGCTCCTGTTTGCTGTCGAATCCGTACATATCGACGTGCGTCTGGTCGATATAGACGTACGCCTCGTCGTCAAGGATGGCGACGCCATCGGCGGCGTCCTCGATCGCCTGTTGAAACGCACCGAGGCGAATATCCGAGGCGATCTCGCCTGTCGGGTCACGGGTCTGGGAGCTAATACGGTCGAGTGCCGCGGCGAGTGACCCTGCTGCTCGCTCGAGAACATCACGGACAGCGGCCTCGTCCAACGCGGTCGCGAGATCGTGGTGATCCCAGCCAACCGATAGCACACGCTCGGAATCGATCGGAACGAAAAGTTCCTGACGCGGAAGCCAGCGGTTATCATCCGGTGCGATTGGTCCGGCCACCCCGTCAGTTCGAACCGGCGCATCAGCCGTGAAACATCGCTTGATTAGAGCTGCGTCTGGTGAAGGGATTCGAGCCGACCGACCCGTATGGCGTTCGGAACCGAACAACGGTGGGGACGGCTGTTCCGGCGATTGGGCATTC
The genomic region above belongs to Haloplanus sp. HW8-1 and contains:
- a CDS encoding PAS domain-containing protein — encoded protein: MLSVGWDHHDLATALDEAAVRDVLERAAGSLAAALDRISSQTRDPTGEIASDIRLGAFQQAIEDAADGVAILDDEAYVYIDQTHVDMYGFDSKQELLGRSWRELYAADEAARIEKEAFDALERDGHWQGRVTGSRPDGTTFPAELSLTMVTPSRMVCTVRDVSDREAREHELALKERALDEAGTSIQITDPTQPGNPLVYVNEEFVQLTGYERSEALGRNPRFLQGPGSDSETTKRIRTAIETERPITTKLRNYTAGGEPYWAKLSVTPVRDANGIVTNYIGVQHDITEQRRRIRELRNQTERLELVLSGTETGIGEWDFSTNTVTLDATLRETVGASPTTIDEWQAVVYPEDRERAADALRRPIETGDPAAETIRIGTDDSEVTWIDLHTVVSDAGDGSASVLAMGRDATKRSERVKWASKLFDQGPLLFVQTRAVGGEAVIEACDRSFSDALGYEREAVVGQPLSEFYDDTSADSLQTDGYERALSGDLTVAERTLVTTDGDTVPCLLRAIPRTVDDEVVGTDVLFIDISEREKYTRRLEAVFNSPHQFTALVRPNKIVTDVNDTLVTRIGVDRSTIVGEPIDKFPWLNLDPNHGLTVCEAVNRAGDGELVQTEGELQGPDGLARIDVSFKPIRNAAGEITLIAVEGKDITVKTRQRQHLQVFQRVVRHNVRNDLNKLVGWTTMLAEEPDADCRQDHLRRLTRIFDGWERLTNKMQVIDRAIREIPHDESSVNIAEVTETAATAVRDDHSDATIAVSVDATDETVSRWLTHPVTEVIKNAVAAGDREDPYVNVSVRQVDNGWLQIVVADDGPGMPDIEREVLVTGEETPLQHGSGLGIWLIRMLVSVLGGEIDVDVTDTGTEVVLRVPTSSANRNLGLAAPGQMS